Proteins co-encoded in one Halorussus lipolyticus genomic window:
- a CDS encoding M48 family metallopeptidase, with protein MRRVGLRALMVLVGVGLLVVYAGVAYLGYRLLGAIWLARGDLLTVIAWTTVLTVLLGYLSYRFGTVQLLGKVQAADLSRGRAPEVHARLDRLAEEMDAGRPRLLVGRLGSPNAMALGGIRGGVVVLDRSLFHLLSPDELEALLAHELAHLESHDSLVQTLAYSAGQSLVWVVVALALPFVVVGAGLRRGLDWIRGRPPADSLAPVSALRRRVGQVVMFGFVVLTLVLLAHSRRREFAADDRSAAVTGNPVALARALRKIQRATDPRWTMVSPLQVRGDDEGALGRLLSTHPAMDDRIDRLVERADRERGAVSIEVR; from the coding sequence ATGCGCAGAGTCGGTCTCCGCGCGCTGATGGTTCTCGTCGGCGTCGGCCTGCTGGTCGTCTACGCCGGGGTCGCGTACCTCGGCTACCGACTCCTCGGGGCGATTTGGCTGGCCCGAGGAGACCTGCTGACCGTGATTGCGTGGACCACCGTCCTCACCGTCCTGCTCGGGTACCTGAGCTACCGGTTCGGCACGGTGCAACTCCTCGGGAAGGTGCAGGCCGCCGACCTGTCCCGAGGACGAGCGCCCGAGGTCCACGCCCGACTCGACCGACTCGCCGAGGAGATGGACGCTGGCCGTCCTCGCTTGCTGGTGGGTCGCCTCGGGTCGCCCAACGCGATGGCGCTCGGCGGGATTCGGGGCGGCGTGGTCGTCCTCGACCGGTCGCTGTTTCATCTCCTGTCTCCCGACGAGTTGGAGGCCCTGCTGGCCCACGAACTCGCCCACCTCGAAAGTCACGACAGTCTGGTCCAGACGCTGGCCTACAGCGCCGGGCAATCGCTGGTCTGGGTCGTCGTGGCGCTGGCGCTCCCCTTCGTCGTGGTCGGGGCGGGCCTGCGTCGCGGCCTCGACTGGATTCGAGGCCGACCGCCCGCCGACTCGCTCGCGCCGGTCTCCGCGCTCCGCAGGCGGGTCGGACAGGTCGTGATGTTCGGGTTCGTCGTCCTCACGCTGGTTCTGCTCGCTCACTCCCGTCGCCGGGAGTTCGCGGCCGACGACCGGTCTGCGGCGGTCACGGGCAACCCGGTCGCGTTGGCCCGCGCCCTTCGGAAAATCCAGCGCGCGACCGACCCCCGGTGGACGATGGTCTCGCCCCTGCAAGTCCGGGGCGACGACGAGGGCGCGCTGGGGCGACTCCTCTCGACCCACCCCGCGATGGACGACCGAATCGACCGACTGGTCGAGCGCGCAGACCGAGAGCGCGGCGCGGTGTCCATCGAAGTTCGATAA
- a CDS encoding AAA family ATPase, protein MNQSTATERCRRVLDAVGSAVIADEEFLETVLTGILARGHVLLEDVPGTGKTLTARSFASALGLSFSRIQFTPDLLPADITGSNVYNEGTGEFEFSPGPVFANVVLADEINRAPPKTQAALLEAMGEGQVTVDGTTHKLPEPFFVLATQNPVEQEGTFGLPEAQRDRFIVKTTMGYPDFDGERELVDRRADRTAKAPSVEPVLQGKDVAEVQRVLEAVRVDGKIRDYVVALGRATRQDDRVAVGVSPRGIQRLFEAARANAIIAGREYVVPDDVKRVAEPTFAHRLVLTDEASVRGADQSAVVADVLDRVEVPAVKSSSA, encoded by the coding sequence ATGAATCAGTCCACGGCGACCGAGCGATGCAGGCGCGTTCTCGACGCAGTTGGCTCGGCCGTCATCGCCGACGAGGAGTTCCTCGAAACCGTCCTGACCGGCATCTTGGCCCGCGGCCACGTCCTGCTCGAGGACGTGCCGGGAACGGGCAAGACCCTGACCGCCCGGAGTTTCGCGTCGGCGCTCGGTCTCTCCTTCTCGCGCATCCAGTTCACGCCCGACCTCCTCCCGGCGGACATCACCGGGTCGAACGTCTACAACGAGGGCACCGGCGAGTTCGAGTTCTCGCCCGGCCCGGTCTTCGCCAACGTCGTGCTGGCCGACGAAATCAACCGGGCACCCCCAAAGACGCAGGCCGCCCTGCTGGAGGCGATGGGCGAGGGGCAGGTCACGGTAGACGGGACGACCCACAAACTCCCCGAACCGTTCTTCGTCCTCGCCACGCAGAACCCCGTCGAGCAGGAGGGCACCTTCGGCCTGCCCGAGGCCCAACGCGACCGCTTCATCGTCAAGACCACGATGGGCTACCCCGACTTCGACGGCGAGCGCGAACTGGTGGACCGCCGGGCCGACCGGACCGCCAAGGCCCCGAGCGTCGAACCGGTCTTGCAGGGCAAGGACGTGGCCGAGGTCCAGCGCGTCCTCGAAGCGGTCCGGGTCGATGGGAAGATTCGGGACTACGTGGTCGCGCTCGGCAGGGCCACCCGGCAGGACGACCGGGTAGCGGTCGGCGTCTCTCCTCGCGGAATCCAGCGCCTGTTCGAGGCCGCCCGCGCCAACGCCATCATCGCGGGCCGGGAGTACGTCGTCCCCGACGACGTGAAGCGCGTCGCCGAACCGACCTTCGCCCACCGCCTCGTGCTGACCGACGAGGCCAGCGTGCGCGGGGCCGACCAGAGTGCGGTCGTCGCCGACGTGCTGGACCGCGTGGAGGTGCCGGCGGTGAAATCCTCGTCCGCGTAG
- a CDS encoding homing endonuclease associated repeat-containing protein — MSQQVSPETLRSALQSLAARLGKTPTVVDMHEEGQYAPKVYQEVFGSWNEALEAAGLDPDEIGTKRIPDRELLAELQRLYTELGKPPTQRDMTEHGEYSNRTYQLRFGSWSAALQEAMLETNDGISEAELLREIERLARELGRAPKAAEMDDRGEYAPVTYHRRFGSWRDALTEANLDAVTDDS; from the coding sequence ATGAGCCAGCAAGTGTCTCCGGAGACGCTACGGTCCGCACTGCAGTCGCTGGCCGCCCGGCTCGGCAAGACGCCGACCGTGGTGGACATGCACGAGGAGGGCCAGTACGCGCCGAAGGTCTACCAAGAGGTCTTCGGCAGTTGGAACGAAGCGCTGGAGGCCGCAGGACTCGACCCCGACGAAATCGGGACCAAGCGAATTCCCGACAGAGAACTGCTGGCGGAACTCCAGCGCCTCTACACCGAACTCGGCAAGCCCCCGACCCAGCGCGACATGACCGAACACGGCGAGTACTCGAACCGAACCTATCAACTCCGATTCGGCAGTTGGTCGGCGGCGCTACAGGAGGCCATGTTGGAGACCAACGACGGCATCTCCGAGGCCGAACTCCTGCGAGAAATCGAGCGCCTCGCCCGCGAACTCGGCCGCGCGCCGAAGGCCGCCGAGATGGACGACCGGGGCGAGTACGCTCCCGTGACCTATCACCGCCGGTTCGGGTCGTGGCGCGACGCGCTGACCGAGGCCAACCTCGACGCCGTGACCGACGACTCGTAG
- a CDS encoding type IV pilin N-terminal domain-containing protein: protein MNLKALFEDDGAVSPVIGVILMVAITVILAAVIGTFVLGLGQNVQSSSPTASISFDQQGSAGSADVQVAHDGGDPLEKDQIDITVTGNSISNPSNPVDDWASDSEITAGESVTLKASSGFNAEDTIKVVWTADGGESSNVLGEFTVE, encoded by the coding sequence ATGAACCTAAAAGCACTCTTCGAAGACGACGGCGCGGTTTCGCCGGTCATCGGCGTCATCCTCATGGTGGCGATTACGGTGATTCTGGCGGCCGTCATCGGTACGTTCGTCCTCGGACTCGGACAGAACGTTCAGTCTTCGAGTCCGACGGCATCGATTTCGTTCGACCAGCAAGGGTCGGCAGGTAGCGCAGACGTGCAAGTCGCACACGATGGCGGTGACCCGCTTGAGAAGGATCAGATTGACATTACTGTTACTGGCAATAGTATCAGTAACCCGAGTAATCCTGTCGATGATTGGGCTAGTGACAGTGAAATTACTGCAGGAGAATCTGTCACTCTTAAAGCCTCCAGCGGTTTCAATGCAGAAGACACCATCAAAGTTGTCTGGACCGCTGACGGCGGAGAGTCCTCGAACGTCCTCGGTGAGTTCACGGTTGAATAA
- a CDS encoding pyridoxal phosphate-dependent aminotransferase has product MFPDIAYLDWISGRPEEAEYDLGSSDLRRAPAEPNEVVPPALAGTPTPGATVEQLVADEYGVGPENVLVTAGATHANFLAEAAALSKAEDRADEDGEADDEESATHRVLVEKPGYEPLLATPEGLGATVDRFFRPPDEGYPLDPDRVDAALLEDTVLVSVSNRHNPSGRRTDREDLAEVARTVGDGGATLLVDEVYAPFGGELTLDLSSQRSSPVGPFGGPSAVDLPNTVVTNSLTKFFGFGDLRLGWLVADADFVARARSVKNHVPAVAEPSRRLARRVLADADSLVPESRERIRTNREALAEFADKRGDLLGRVEEGCTYAFLSHESADGDEVARSAWDEGVLVVPGRFFDDPESFRISACGTPSEVRAGLDRFGDVLDGLTE; this is encoded by the coding sequence GTGTTCCCCGACATCGCGTATCTCGACTGGATTTCCGGGCGGCCCGAGGAGGCCGAGTACGACCTCGGGTCGTCGGACCTGCGCCGCGCGCCCGCCGAACCGAACGAGGTCGTTCCGCCCGCGCTCGCCGGGACGCCGACGCCGGGGGCGACCGTCGAGCAACTCGTCGCCGACGAGTACGGCGTCGGTCCCGAGAACGTCCTCGTGACCGCCGGGGCGACCCACGCCAACTTCCTCGCAGAGGCCGCCGCGCTCTCGAAGGCCGAGGACCGGGCGGACGAGGACGGCGAGGCGGACGACGAGGAGTCCGCGACCCACCGCGTGCTGGTCGAGAAACCCGGCTACGAACCTCTGCTGGCGACGCCGGAGGGACTGGGCGCGACCGTGGACCGATTCTTTCGCCCGCCCGACGAGGGCTATCCCCTCGACCCGGACCGAGTGGACGCCGCGCTCCTCGAGGATACCGTCCTCGTGTCGGTCTCGAACCGCCACAATCCGAGCGGTCGCCGAACCGACCGCGAAGACCTCGCAGAGGTCGCTCGCACCGTCGGCGACGGGGGTGCCACGCTCCTCGTGGACGAGGTGTACGCGCCCTTCGGCGGGGAACTAACGCTGGACTTGTCCTCCCAGCGTTCGTCGCCGGTCGGTCCCTTCGGCGGCCCCTCGGCAGTCGACCTGCCGAATACGGTCGTCACGAACTCGCTCACCAAGTTCTTCGGCTTCGGCGACCTGCGTCTCGGATGGCTGGTCGCCGACGCCGATTTCGTGGCCCGCGCGCGGTCGGTCAAGAACCACGTCCCGGCAGTCGCCGAACCGAGCAGGCGACTCGCTCGCCGGGTCCTCGCCGACGCCGACAGCCTCGTCCCCGAGTCCCGCGAGCGCATTCGGACCAACCGCGAGGCGTTGGCCGAGTTCGCCGACAAGCGCGGGGACCTCCTCGGTCGTGTCGAGGAGGGTTGCACCTACGCTTTCCTGAGCCACGAATCGGCCGACGGCGACGAGGTTGCACGGTCAGCGTGGGACGAGGGCGTGCTGGTCGTCCCCGGTCGCTTCTTCGACGACCCCGAGAGTTTCCGAATCAGCGCGTGCGGGACGCCGAGCGAGGTCCGGGCGGGCCTCGACAGGTTCGGGGACGTGCTGGACGGACTCACCGAGTAG
- a CDS encoding PRC-barrel domain-containing protein yields MDGTPQEITSLVGREVYSNNGVFVGEVEDVRLNVDACTVTGIALGELNSELFSDVVGDENGVMIPYRWVRAVGDVVLINDTIERLRQPDADDEDIAV; encoded by the coding sequence ATGGACGGAACACCGCAGGAGATTACGAGTCTAGTCGGCCGGGAGGTGTACTCCAACAACGGCGTCTTCGTCGGGGAAGTCGAGGACGTTCGATTGAACGTGGACGCCTGTACCGTCACGGGCATCGCGCTCGGCGAACTCAACAGCGAACTGTTCTCTGACGTGGTGGGCGACGAGAACGGCGTGATGATTCCCTACCGCTGGGTACGCGCCGTCGGTGACGTGGTTCTCATCAATGACACCATCGAGCGCCTCCGCCAACCCGACGCCGACGACGAGGACATCGCGGTCTGA
- a CDS encoding type IV pilin N-terminal domain-containing protein, whose product MNLKQLLHDDDAVSPVIGVILMVAITVILAAVIGTFVLGLGQNVQQSSPTASISFDQSGAGNSADVTISHDSGDPLKQGNIEVMVDGSPEGVASSWASKSSPNDKVTAGESINIPSGSLNGDSVIKVVWTADGGESSNVLGEYEVE is encoded by the coding sequence ATGAATCTGAAACAACTCCTTCACGACGACGACGCGGTTTCGCCGGTCATCGGCGTCATCCTCATGGTGGCGATTACGGTGATTCTGGCGGCCGTGATTGGCACGTTCGTCCTCGGCCTCGGTCAGAACGTTCAGCAGTCGTCGCCGACGGCTTCGATCTCGTTCGACCAGTCCGGAGCAGGTAACAGCGCAGATGTCACTATCTCTCACGATAGCGGTGACCCGCTGAAGCAAGGGAACATCGAAGTGATGGTTGACGGTTCCCCTGAGGGCGTTGCTAGCTCGTGGGCCAGTAAGTCCTCGCCGAATGACAAGGTTACTGCTGGCGAATCGATTAACATTCCTAGTGGTAGTCTCAACGGAGATTCGGTCATCAAAGTCGTCTGGACTGCTGACGGTGGCGAGTCCTCAAACGTCCTCGGCGAGTACGAAGTCGAATAA
- a CDS encoding DUF58 domain-containing protein has product MSDERRATSRTRERVPRFRGALAGTLLLTTLGLLYADPRLFAAAVVPLAYVAFGALSSLSGATKPEIERAFDSASPAPGSEIEVTLTVRNPGESALTDVRIVDGVPDELSVVSGSPRSALALRPDEEATVTYSVVAKRGEYDFGDPAVRVRTASATDSATLAVEPSGETTLDCARSVSDPPFGEASPRRVGTHTTDSGGEGVEFHSTREYRPGDPISRIDWRRFAKTGDLTTVEFREERAVRVVVVIDARPVVRTTPSAGYPNGAELCAYAGRQLYDALTAGNVATGVTAVGLADEDAPGGLPADGLLWAAADGDSSARLVFEAVGSAGDRDAPRQVPGDGTGPAHEAEVGSDAGDGTPDEAPIGTVADGGERTGSSGASSEADGAEDPTVRRLLARLPADSQVVVVSPVLDDWPLSLARSVTARGHDLAVLSPDVTGAESATTAESAGRTIAGTRREVRLWDLRTTGAKTVDWSVSDPLEIALERSLRNLL; this is encoded by the coding sequence ATGAGCGACGAGCGACGAGCGACGAGTCGGACCCGCGAGCGAGTGCCCCGGTTCCGGGGCGCGCTGGCCGGGACGTTGCTCTTGACCACGCTCGGCCTGCTCTACGCCGACCCGCGACTGTTCGCGGCCGCCGTGGTTCCGCTGGCTTACGTCGCCTTCGGCGCGCTGTCGTCGCTGTCGGGGGCGACGAAACCGGAAATCGAGCGGGCTTTCGACTCGGCGAGTCCCGCGCCGGGGAGCGAAATCGAGGTCACGCTGACGGTCCGGAATCCGGGCGAGTCGGCCCTGACCGACGTGCGAATCGTGGACGGCGTGCCCGACGAGTTGTCCGTGGTCTCGGGGTCGCCCCGGTCCGCGCTCGCGCTCCGCCCCGACGAGGAGGCCACCGTCACCTACTCGGTCGTGGCCAAGCGCGGCGAGTACGACTTCGGCGACCCAGCGGTCAGGGTCCGGACCGCGAGCGCGACGGACAGCGCCACGCTGGCGGTCGAACCCTCGGGCGAGACCACCCTCGACTGCGCTCGCTCGGTCTCGGACCCGCCGTTCGGGGAGGCCTCGCCCCGGCGCGTCGGGACCCACACCACCGACTCCGGCGGCGAGGGCGTCGAGTTCCACTCGACCCGCGAGTACCGGCCCGGCGACCCCATCAGTCGCATCGACTGGCGGCGCTTCGCCAAGACCGGCGACCTGACCACCGTCGAGTTCCGCGAGGAGCGCGCTGTCCGGGTCGTGGTCGTGATAGACGCCCGGCCAGTCGTCAGAACCACGCCGAGCGCGGGCTATCCCAACGGCGCGGAACTCTGCGCCTACGCGGGCAGACAATTATACGACGCGCTAACCGCAGGGAACGTAGCGACCGGCGTGACCGCGGTGGGTCTCGCAGACGAGGACGCGCCCGGCGGACTCCCGGCAGACGGCCTGCTCTGGGCGGCCGCCGACGGGGATTCGAGCGCGCGACTCGTCTTCGAGGCGGTCGGGAGCGCTGGGGACCGCGACGCCCCCCGGCAGGTGCCCGGCGACGGGACCGGTCCAGCGCACGAGGCCGAAGTCGGTTCGGACGCCGGCGACGGGACGCCCGACGAGGCACCGATTGGGACGGTGGCCGACGGCGGTGAGCGAACCGGGAGTTCCGGGGCCTCGTCGGAGGCAGACGGGGCCGAGGACCCGACCGTCCGGCGACTCCTCGCTCGCCTGCCGGCCGACTCGCAGGTCGTGGTGGTCTCGCCGGTGCTGGACGACTGGCCGCTGTCGCTGGCCCGGTCGGTCACGGCGCGAGGCCACGACCTCGCCGTCCTGAGTCCCGACGTGACGGGCGCAGAGTCGGCGACGACCGCCGAGTCCGCTGGCCGGACCATCGCCGGAACGCGCCGCGAGGTCAGACTCTGGGACCTCCGGACGACCGGCGCGAAGACGGTGGACTGGTCGGTCTCCGACCCGCTGGAAATCGCGCTCGAACGCTCGCTGAGAAACCTGCTCTGA
- a CDS encoding DUF47 domain-containing protein produces MTTTPSESGYAEEVCALTEQYLERVAEATAALPAALDAYDEDADAFEEATQTVADHESACDETLRDLRTAVGKSMPPNYSRFYLRIDDVSRLYAAIDEIPNRAERFVRELRAMRPALDDRTRETCREMALLVHEAASALADLTADYVARLVAPEAAPDDPTPGVTERVDELAVLESECDGLKYDALSAAFDAHSTADALVVRELVLTLDAAMDAVEDVGEQLLFLASGEVEV; encoded by the coding sequence ATGACGACCACGCCGAGCGAGTCGGGGTACGCCGAGGAGGTCTGCGCGCTGACCGAGCAGTATCTCGAACGGGTCGCGGAGGCCACCGCGGCGCTCCCGGCGGCACTCGACGCCTACGACGAGGACGCCGACGCCTTCGAGGAGGCCACCCAGACAGTTGCGGACCACGAGTCGGCCTGCGACGAGACGCTCCGGGACCTCCGCACCGCGGTGGGCAAGTCGATGCCGCCGAACTACAGTCGGTTCTACCTGCGCATCGACGACGTGTCGCGCCTCTACGCCGCCATCGACGAGATTCCGAACCGCGCCGAGCGCTTCGTCCGGGAACTCCGGGCGATGCGCCCCGCGCTGGACGACCGGACCCGCGAGACTTGCCGGGAGATGGCGCTCCTCGTCCACGAGGCCGCGTCGGCGTTGGCCGACCTGACCGCCGACTACGTAGCGCGACTGGTCGCGCCCGAGGCCGCGCCCGACGACCCGACCCCCGGCGTCACCGAGCGCGTGGACGAGTTGGCGGTCCTCGAAAGCGAGTGTGACGGCCTGAAGTACGACGCGCTCTCGGCGGCGTTCGACGCCCACTCGACCGCCGACGCGCTGGTGGTCCGCGAGTTGGTGCTGACGCTCGACGCCGCGATGGACGCCGTGGAGGACGTGGGCGAGCAGTTGCTGTTTCTGGCGAGTGGTGAGGTCGAGGTGTAA
- a CDS encoding DUF7519 family protein — protein MMEEPHDTADRSETNWAPTRASTAVALLGTVVSVGALVLAVGVPKGAAVSAGGAICLAVALWLLTFDRWQVPATLGASLLLVPAGAGITAGVGYEALVAFAVSFPAGSPTNVVGEILRIVGVMAVLCGCTIAVFGAVASTRGVGTSRSVSECMALVTRVALLPVNLFIALAGYALVDNLQLGVGSVVGGAISSATDWLFAPTPGKVHLLQFGVLAGAATYAGYRALRDLPTEEFAGEATVGDVKVADALSLVERGLGGLLAVAALGIPVALVVELAVPASVGRQYLPTAGHDLLVAVTSSAGLRDLLWWATLLAGASAAVATLVRRSSRASVRELLVGYAPFVAGGVVVAGVHLAHGPVLRGLIGFVESRLESPLSGRFADLADGVVTFYGSETVVLGLMAGVLTLATVGVFALWLAFALGFVSDRVAGSSLAGGGLFLSAAFAGTVDAPFWLVLAGLVVALVVWDAGEFAVTLGSEVGRRAPTRRVELLHGLSALSVGAVGALAAGALATVVSSGGESGIPNGGLGDLSVALFGAVAGVVLLVMALR, from the coding sequence ATGATGGAAGAACCTCACGACACGGCCGACCGCTCGGAGACGAACTGGGCACCGACGCGCGCGAGTACCGCCGTCGCGCTTCTGGGCACCGTCGTCAGCGTCGGGGCGCTCGTCCTCGCGGTCGGGGTGCCGAAGGGCGCGGCGGTCTCTGCGGGCGGCGCGATATGCCTCGCAGTCGCGCTCTGGCTGTTGACCTTCGACCGGTGGCAGGTGCCCGCCACGCTCGGCGCGAGTCTACTCCTCGTCCCGGCCGGCGCGGGCATCACCGCGGGCGTCGGCTACGAGGCGCTGGTGGCGTTCGCGGTTTCGTTCCCGGCCGGGTCGCCGACCAACGTCGTCGGCGAGATTCTGCGCATCGTCGGCGTGATGGCTGTCCTCTGTGGCTGTACGATTGCGGTGTTCGGCGCAGTGGCCTCGACTCGCGGGGTCGGGACCTCCCGGTCGGTCTCGGAGTGCATGGCGCTCGTGACTCGGGTCGCCCTGCTCCCGGTCAACCTGTTCATCGCACTCGCAGGCTACGCGCTGGTCGATAACCTCCAACTCGGCGTCGGGAGCGTCGTCGGCGGTGCGATTTCGTCGGCGACCGACTGGCTGTTCGCGCCCACGCCGGGAAAGGTCCACCTCCTCCAGTTCGGCGTGCTGGCCGGGGCCGCGACCTACGCCGGCTATCGCGCCCTGCGAGACCTGCCGACCGAGGAGTTCGCGGGCGAGGCCACTGTCGGCGACGTGAAGGTCGCCGACGCGCTGAGTCTGGTAGAGCGAGGACTCGGCGGACTGCTCGCGGTGGCCGCGCTCGGGATTCCGGTCGCGCTCGTGGTCGAGCTCGCGGTTCCGGCGTCGGTCGGCAGGCAGTACCTTCCGACGGCGGGCCACGACTTGCTCGTGGCCGTGACCTCCTCGGCGGGCCTTCGGGACCTCCTGTGGTGGGCCACGCTCCTCGCCGGGGCCTCGGCGGCCGTCGCCACGCTGGTCCGGCGCTCGTCACGGGCCTCGGTCCGGGAACTGCTGGTCGGCTACGCCCCCTTCGTCGCCGGCGGAGTCGTCGTCGCCGGCGTCCACTTGGCCCACGGGCCGGTTCTTCGGGGGCTAATCGGCTTCGTGGAGAGCCGACTCGAATCGCCGCTTTCGGGCCGGTTCGCCGACCTCGCGGACGGCGTGGTGACGTTCTACGGCTCCGAGACGGTGGTCTTGGGACTGATGGCGGGCGTCCTCACGCTGGCGACCGTCGGCGTGTTCGCGCTCTGGTTGGCGTTCGCGCTCGGGTTCGTCTCCGACCGGGTGGCCGGGTCGTCGCTGGCGGGCGGCGGCCTGTTCCTCTCAGCGGCGTTCGCCGGAACGGTGGACGCGCCGTTCTGGCTGGTGCTTGCCGGGTTGGTCGTCGCGCTGGTGGTCTGGGACGCCGGGGAGTTCGCTGTGACCCTCGGCTCCGAGGTCGGTCGGCGCGCCCCGACCCGGCGCGTCGAACTGCTTCACGGACTGAGCGCGCTCTCGGTCGGGGCGGTCGGTGCGCTCGCGGCCGGGGCGCTGGCGACGGTGGTCTCGTCCGGTGGCGAGTCCGGCATTCCGAACGGCGGCCTCGGCGACCTGTCTGTCGCGCTGTTCGGCGCGGTCGCTGGCGTGGTGCTGTTGGTGATGGCGTTGCGCTGA
- a CDS encoding HalOD1 output domain-containing protein: MSQTIHIAPEESATTTVIEAIADETGRDPRDLPTLYRVVDPDALNRLAEGPRTGRDPNVTVTFAVAGCRVEVTDTGAVTVEDDPDFDVPSETARTETARTEPAAVESGDSGAVESSGGEVAFEGTR, encoded by the coding sequence ATGAGCCAGACAATCCACATCGCCCCCGAGGAGTCCGCGACGACGACCGTCATCGAAGCCATCGCCGACGAGACCGGACGAGACCCCCGAGACCTCCCGACGCTGTACCGCGTCGTGGACCCCGACGCCCTGAATCGACTGGCCGAGGGGCCGCGAACCGGCCGGGACCCGAACGTGACCGTGACGTTCGCCGTGGCCGGTTGTCGCGTCGAAGTCACCGATACCGGCGCGGTGACAGTCGAGGACGACCCGGATTTCGACGTTCCCTCGGAGACTGCGCGAACCGAGACTGCCCGGACCGAACCCGCCGCGGTCGAATCCGGCGACTCCGGCGCAGTCGAGTCGTCCGGTGGCGAAGTGGCCTTCGAGGGGACCCGATGA
- a CDS encoding Htur_1727 family rSAM-partnered candidate RiPP: MVEKARRVEVEEGRPDADPEWEILARDEPGDPPRYVGTVRAEDAGEAHEEATRLFCWYAHEVWVCPTDEIRRFSAAEENEAVERPQAVPDSGSEERTHEL, from the coding sequence ATGGTCGAGAAGGCGCGACGAGTCGAGGTCGAGGAGGGCCGCCCGGACGCCGACCCTGAGTGGGAGATTCTGGCCCGCGACGAACCCGGCGACCCACCGCGATACGTCGGCACCGTCCGGGCCGAGGACGCCGGCGAGGCCCACGAGGAGGCCACCCGACTGTTCTGCTGGTACGCTCACGAGGTCTGGGTCTGTCCGACCGACGAGATTCGGCGGTTCTCGGCGGCCGAGGAAAACGAGGCGGTCGAGAGACCGCAGGCGGTGCCCGACTCGGGGAGCGAGGAGCGGACCCACGAACTGTAG
- a CDS encoding plastocyanin/azurin family copper-binding protein: MNRRTLIKAMSAGATGGLVGLAGCNAPGGNGGDETTTEAGGETTTTEGGTTTEGDGEETETTTGGAGGGTEQVRMVTEDSEYFFDPIGLFVEPGTTVEWVNEAGSHSSTAYAESLDSADVTRIPDDAEPWNSEILTEEGATFSYTFEVPGTYDYFCIPHKALGMVARVVCGEPGDVEGNPPDGAVPAAQDIVDAGAISYDEFNADGGGGDGGSNNSSE, encoded by the coding sequence GTGAATCGACGCACACTTATCAAAGCGATGAGCGCCGGCGCGACTGGGGGTCTCGTCGGCCTCGCGGGGTGTAACGCACCGGGTGGAAACGGTGGGGACGAAACCACGACCGAGGCGGGCGGCGAGACGACCACGACCGAGGGTGGAACGACTACCGAAGGCGACGGCGAGGAGACCGAAACCACGACCGGCGGAGCGGGTGGCGGCACCGAGCAGGTCCGGATGGTCACCGAGGACAGCGAGTACTTCTTCGACCCAATCGGCCTGTTCGTCGAACCGGGAACCACGGTCGAGTGGGTCAACGAGGCCGGGTCGCACTCCTCGACGGCCTACGCCGAGAGTCTCGACTCGGCCGACGTGACCCGGATTCCCGACGACGCCGAACCGTGGAATAGCGAGATTCTGACCGAGGAGGGCGCGACGTTCAGCTACACCTTCGAGGTGCCGGGGACCTACGACTACTTCTGCATTCCCCACAAGGCCCTCGGGATGGTCGCTCGCGTGGTCTGCGGCGAACCCGGCGACGTGGAGGGCAACCCGCCGGACGGGGCCGTGCCCGCCGCGCAGGACATCGTGGACGCCGGGGCGATTTCCTACGACGAGTTCAACGCGGACGGCGGCGGCGGCGATGGCGGGAGCAACAACAGTAGCGAGTAG